In the Chryseobacterium sp. MYb264 genome, one interval contains:
- a CDS encoding thiolase family protein produces the protein MKTAYIVKGFRTAVGKAPKGSLRFTRPDVMAATVIEKLMAELPQLDKNRIDDLIVGNAMPEAEQGLNVARLISLMGLNTDKVPGVTVNRYCASGSEAIAIASAKIQAGMADCIIAGGTESMSYIPMGGYKPVPETDIAKTNPDYYWGMGYTAEEVAKQYNITREEQDQFAFESHMKALKANQEGKFANQIVPIPVEYNFLDENQKMQTKKFDFSVDEGPRADTSLAGLAKLRPVFANGGSVTAGNSSQMSDGAAFVMVMSEEMVKELGLQPEARLVAYAAAGLEPRIMGMGPIYAIPKALKQAGLELKDIELIELNEAFASQSVAIKKELGLNPDILNVNGGAIALGHPLGCTGTKLTVQLLDEMRKRGNKYGMVSMCVGTGQGAASIFELL, from the coding sequence ATGAAAACAGCATATATAGTAAAGGGTTTCAGAACTGCCGTTGGAAAAGCTCCAAAAGGGAGTTTAAGATTTACAAGACCCGATGTAATGGCGGCAACCGTAATTGAAAAATTAATGGCTGAACTTCCGCAATTAGACAAAAACAGAATCGATGACCTTATCGTAGGAAACGCAATGCCGGAAGCTGAACAAGGCTTAAATGTGGCTCGTTTGATTTCCCTGATGGGTTTAAATACAGACAAAGTTCCCGGAGTTACTGTTAACAGATATTGTGCATCAGGAAGTGAGGCGATTGCGATTGCTTCTGCAAAAATTCAGGCAGGAATGGCTGATTGTATTATTGCAGGAGGTACAGAATCAATGTCTTATATTCCGATGGGTGGTTACAAACCGGTTCCGGAAACAGATATCGCCAAAACAAACCCTGATTATTATTGGGGAATGGGTTACACGGCAGAAGAAGTTGCAAAACAATACAATATTACCAGAGAAGAACAGGATCAGTTTGCTTTTGAATCTCACATGAAAGCTTTAAAAGCGAATCAGGAAGGTAAATTTGCGAATCAGATTGTTCCGATTCCTGTTGAATATAATTTCTTGGATGAAAATCAGAAAATGCAGACTAAAAAGTTTGATTTCTCTGTTGATGAAGGCCCAAGAGCAGATACATCTTTGGCTGGTTTGGCTAAATTAAGACCGGTTTTCGCTAACGGAGGAAGTGTAACAGCCGGAAACTCTTCTCAGATGAGTGACGGAGCAGCTTTCGTGATGGTCATGAGCGAAGAAATGGTAAAAGAATTAGGATTGCAACCTGAAGCAAGATTAGTCGCTTATGCAGCTGCAGGACTTGAACCAAGAATCATGGGAATGGGACCGATTTATGCGATTCCAAAAGCGTTGAAACAAGCCGGATTAGAATTAAAAGATATTGAATTAATCGAATTAAACGAAGCTTTTGCTTCTCAATCTGTTGCTATTAAAAAAGAATTAGGATTAAATCCTGATATTTTAAATGTAAACGGAGGAGCAATCGCTCTTGGTCACCCACTTGGATGTACCGGAACAAAATTAACCGTTCAGCTTCTTGACGAAATGAGAAAACGCGGAAACAAATACGGAATGGTTTCTATGTGTGTTGGAACAGGACAGGGAGCAGCGAGTATATTTGAATTGCTTTAA
- a CDS encoding four helix bundle protein, translating to MHNFRDLEVWTKSMKLCKIFYLASNNFPKDEMFGLTSQSRRSLYSIPSNISEGAGRDTNAQFSHFLNIALGSSFEFETQILIANDLGFFKNDDFNIIYSEIKHIQNMLAKLKQKFNT from the coding sequence ATGCACAACTTTAGAGATTTAGAAGTTTGGACAAAATCGATGAAACTTTGTAAAATATTTTACTTGGCTTCTAATAATTTTCCAAAAGATGAAATGTTTGGATTGACTTCACAATCAAGAAGGAGTCTATATTCAATCCCTTCTAATATTTCTGAAGGTGCAGGACGAGATACAAACGCTCAATTTTCACATTTTCTGAATATTGCATTAGGCTCTTCATTCGAATTTGAAACTCAAATCTTAATTGCTAACGATTTGGGATTCTTTAAAAATGATGATTTTAATATTATTTATTCTGAAATAAAGCATATACAAAATATGTTGGCAAAATTGAAGCAGAAATTTAATACTTAA
- a CDS encoding 3-hydroxyacyl-CoA dehydrogenase/enoyl-CoA hydratase family protein gives MKRRIKHVTVLGSGIMGSGIAAHFANIGVEVSLLDIVPFELTEAEQKKGLTKDDKAVRNRIASENFEKLKKSSPALLYSPKFADRIKVGNFDDDLPKIKNTDWIIEVVVERLDIKKSVYEKIEQFRKPGTLVSSNTSGIPINMLVEGRSDDFKHYFAGTHFFNPVRYLPLLEIIPTNDTNPEIIDFYMNYGAKFLGKTTVLAKDTPAFIANRIGVFSMMDLLHNVQKLGLTVSEVDKLTGPVIGRPKSATFRTADVVGLDTLVMVANGVRQSGVEANDFNNVFALPDYIQKMVDNKWLGSKTEQGFYKKVKNAEGKSEIHGLNLDTLEYELQGKSSFPTLELTKNIDKPIDRFKVLIGGKDKAGELYRKSLGALFAYVSHKVPEISDEVYKIDDAMRAGFGWENGPFEIWDAVGVQKGIELATEAGYQVSDWVRNVETFYKVNDEGQSIYVDKNSGEYNKIPGQDAFIILDNIRKNKTLWSNSGAAIEDLGDGIINFEIRSKMNSLGGEVLDGLNRAIDLAEKEYDGLVVGNQGTNFSVGANLAMILMMAIEQDWDDLNMAIAYFQKSMMRVRYSSIPVVVAPHGMTLGGGCEMTMHADRVVAAAETYIGLVETGVGVIPGGGGTKELTLRTSREFHNDDVKNNRLREAFMNIAMGKVATSAYEAYDMGILEKGKDIVSVSKNRQIAEAKKVAKLLAEQGYTQPIEQKVKVLGKDALGMFYVGTDQMLTGNYISEHDKKIADKLANVMVGGNLSEPTVVTEQYLLNLERETFLQLCGERKTLERIQYMLQNGKPLRN, from the coding sequence ATGAAAAGAAGAATCAAACACGTTACAGTTCTTGGTTCAGGAATTATGGGAAGCGGTATTGCGGCGCACTTTGCCAACATTGGTGTAGAAGTTTCGCTCTTGGATATCGTTCCTTTTGAACTGACTGAAGCAGAGCAGAAAAAAGGTTTGACCAAAGATGATAAAGCGGTAAGAAACAGAATCGCTTCAGAAAACTTTGAGAAACTGAAGAAATCGAGTCCGGCACTACTCTATTCTCCAAAATTTGCGGATAGAATTAAGGTTGGAAACTTTGACGATGATTTACCTAAAATAAAAAATACAGACTGGATTATTGAAGTGGTGGTTGAAAGACTCGACATTAAAAAATCAGTCTACGAAAAAATCGAACAGTTCAGAAAACCCGGAACTTTAGTTTCTTCAAACACTTCCGGAATTCCGATTAATATGTTGGTGGAAGGGAGAAGTGATGATTTCAAGCATTATTTTGCGGGAACACACTTTTTTAACCCTGTGAGATATCTTCCTCTTTTAGAGATTATTCCAACAAACGACACCAATCCGGAAATCATTGATTTCTATATGAACTACGGAGCAAAATTCTTAGGAAAAACAACTGTTTTAGCCAAAGATACTCCGGCATTTATTGCGAACAGAATCGGGGTTTTCTCGATGATGGATTTGCTTCATAATGTTCAGAAATTAGGTTTAACGGTTTCTGAAGTTGATAAATTGACAGGTCCGGTAATCGGTCGTCCAAAATCTGCGACGTTCAGAACTGCAGATGTTGTTGGTTTAGATACTTTAGTGATGGTTGCAAACGGTGTTCGTCAAAGCGGTGTTGAAGCCAACGATTTCAATAATGTTTTTGCCCTTCCTGATTATATCCAGAAAATGGTTGATAATAAATGGTTAGGTTCTAAAACTGAACAAGGTTTCTATAAAAAAGTGAAAAACGCAGAAGGAAAATCTGAAATTCACGGGTTAAATCTTGATACGTTGGAATACGAACTTCAAGGAAAATCTTCTTTCCCTACTTTAGAATTAACTAAAAATATTGATAAGCCAATTGACAGATTTAAAGTATTAATTGGTGGAAAAGACAAAGCAGGAGAGCTTTACAGAAAATCTTTAGGAGCATTATTCGCTTATGTGTCGCATAAAGTTCCTGAAATTTCTGATGAAGTTTACAAAATCGATGATGCCATGAGAGCAGGTTTCGGTTGGGAAAACGGACCGTTTGAAATCTGGGATGCTGTTGGCGTTCAAAAAGGTATTGAATTAGCGACAGAAGCAGGTTATCAGGTTTCAGACTGGGTAAGAAATGTTGAGACTTTCTATAAAGTTAATGATGAAGGACAAAGCATTTATGTTGATAAAAATTCAGGAGAATATAATAAAATTCCGGGACAGGATGCTTTCATTATTTTAGATAATATCAGAAAAAATAAAACGCTTTGGAGCAATTCAGGTGCTGCCATCGAAGATTTAGGCGATGGAATTATCAATTTTGAGATTCGTTCTAAAATGAACTCTCTGGGAGGCGAAGTTTTGGATGGCTTGAACAGAGCGATTGATTTAGCTGAAAAAGAATACGACGGTTTAGTTGTCGGAAATCAAGGGACAAATTTCTCTGTGGGAGCGAATTTAGCGATGATTTTAATGATGGCAATCGAACAGGATTGGGATGATTTGAATATGGCCATTGCCTATTTCCAAAAATCCATGATGAGAGTTCGCTACTCCTCTATTCCTGTTGTCGTTGCCCCTCACGGAATGACGCTTGGGGGCGGTTGCGAAATGACCATGCACGCTGACAGAGTGGTTGCAGCCGCAGAAACATACATCGGACTGGTTGAAACCGGAGTTGGTGTAATTCCCGGTGGTGGTGGAACGAAAGAATTGACTTTGAGAACTTCAAGAGAATTCCACAACGACGATGTTAAAAACAACAGACTTCGTGAGGCTTTCATGAATATCGCTATGGGTAAAGTAGCAACTTCCGCTTACGAAGCCTACGATATGGGAATTCTTGAAAAGGGAAAAGATATCGTTTCCGTAAGCAAAAACAGACAGATTGCAGAAGCTAAAAAAGTAGCAAAATTATTGGCTGAACAAGGCTATACTCAACCTATCGAGCAAAAAGTAAAAGTTTTAGGTAAAGATGCATTAGGAATGTTCTACGTAGGAACCGACCAAATGTTAACCGGAAATTATATCTCTGAGCATGACAAAAAAATCGCAGATAAATTAGCCAACGTTATGGTCGGAGGAAATCTTTCTGAACCAACTGTTGTAACTGAACAATATTTATTGAATCTTGAAAGAGAAACTTTCTTACAGCTTTGTGGGGAGAGAAAAACGTTGGAGAGAATTCAGTATATGTTACAGAATGGTAAACCACTAAGAAACTAG
- a CDS encoding MarR family winged helix-turn-helix transcriptional regulator, whose amino-acid sequence MDNNKDKIENVDLILKQTWLAVSKMYTELAQEHDSTAVQALTLLKIDPKEGTRSTNLGPKMAIEPTSLTRIIKLLEDNGYIYKEKTTTDKREVIIKLTDKGLNSRNMSKEVVVNFNKRIMEKIAPEKLETFKEVMTEIMKIATDLNNRK is encoded by the coding sequence ATGGATAATAACAAGGATAAAATAGAAAATGTAGATCTAATTTTGAAGCAGACTTGGTTAGCTGTTTCAAAAATGTACACAGAATTGGCACAGGAGCACGATTCTACGGCTGTTCAAGCCCTTACTCTTCTTAAAATCGACCCGAAAGAAGGAACAAGAAGTACGAATTTAGGTCCAAAAATGGCTATCGAACCAACTTCCCTTACAAGAATCATTAAACTTCTCGAGGACAACGGATATATTTATAAGGAAAAAACAACAACCGATAAACGTGAAGTGATCATTAAACTTACAGATAAAGGTTTAAATTCCAGAAACATGTCTAAAGAAGTTGTTGTAAATTTCAACAAGAGAATCATGGAGAAAATTGCTCCCGAAAAACTGGAAACTTTTAAGGAAGTAATGACCGAAATCATGAAGATTGCAACGGATTTAAACAACAGAAAATAG
- a CDS encoding ABC transporter ATP-binding protein: MHLQINQANIGYNKTLISNANAYLNLGEVCLLIGNNGVGKTTLIKSILHQIPILGGEISIDNKNVKNLSVKEIAEHIAVVFSKSIIPQNYTVEDLISLGKYIYYPFYFELKKEDREEVSHIIEELDLVQYKTTLLKNLSDGNLQKAFIGRALTQNSPIIILDEPTTHLDEKNKIIILKTLRKLAQEQNKLILFSSHDWRLAKEFADKIWYVKDNHLYSGIVEDILLQHEELTNASLFQMNDNFVAPKIIAPDFYKEMLYSLLQKNFQKDLSSLHFEFQNNFWLISNDSSKQQCESFEEIINFVKTIY; encoded by the coding sequence ATGCACCTACAAATCAACCAAGCAAACATCGGCTACAACAAAACTTTAATTTCAAATGCAAATGCCTATTTGAATTTAGGAGAAGTATGCTTGTTGATTGGTAACAACGGTGTCGGAAAAACAACTTTAATAAAATCTATTTTACATCAGATTCCGATTTTGGGCGGAGAAATTTCTATTGATAATAAAAATGTTAAAAATCTTTCTGTTAAAGAAATTGCAGAACATATTGCGGTTGTTTTTTCAAAGTCTATTATTCCGCAAAATTATACGGTTGAAGATTTGATTTCGTTGGGAAAATACATCTATTATCCTTTTTATTTTGAACTTAAAAAAGAAGATCGAGAGGAAGTTTCACATATTATAGAAGAACTGGATTTGGTTCAATACAAAACTACGTTACTTAAAAACCTTTCGGATGGAAATCTTCAAAAAGCTTTTATTGGAAGAGCTTTAACACAAAACTCTCCTATCATTATTCTTGATGAACCAACGACGCATTTAGATGAAAAAAATAAAATAATCATTTTAAAAACGCTTCGAAAATTAGCTCAGGAACAAAACAAGTTAATCCTTTTTTCTTCTCACGATTGGCGTTTGGCAAAGGAATTTGCAGACAAGATTTGGTATGTAAAAGACAATCACTTGTATTCCGGAATTGTAGAAGATATTTTGCTTCAACATGAAGAATTAACGAATGCTTCTTTGTTTCAAATGAATGACAATTTTGTAGCGCCAAAAATCATCGCACCGGATTTTTATAAAGAAATGTTGTATTCTTTGCTTCAAAAAAATTTTCAAAAAGATCTTTCTTCTCTACATTTTGAATTTCAAAACAACTTTTGGTTAATTTCCAACGATTCTTCAAAACAACAATGCGAATCCTTTGAGGAAATCATTAATTTCGTGAAAACCATTTACTAA
- a CDS encoding GxxExxY protein, producing MTENELSKVVFETGLKIHKKLGAGLFEHVYEECLFYELTKAGLFVEKQKLFPIIYEELKIENAFRLDMIVENKLILEIKTVDYINTTHKAQLLTYLKMTDCKLGLLMNFQSDLFKNGVTRIINFV from the coding sequence ATGACAGAAAATGAATTATCAAAAGTAGTTTTTGAGACAGGACTAAAAATACACAAGAAACTTGGAGCTGGATTATTTGAACATGTTTATGAGGAATGTCTGTTTTATGAATTAACAAAAGCCGGACTTTTCGTTGAAAAACAAAAACTATTTCCAATTATCTATGAAGAATTAAAAATTGAAAATGCTTTCAGATTAGACATGATTGTTGAGAACAAATTAATTTTAGAAATAAAAACAGTTGATTATATCAATACAACTCATAAAGCCCAACTTTTAACTTATCTGAAAATGACAGATTGTAAATTAGGATTATTAATGAATTTTCAAAGTGATCTTTTCAAAAATGGAGTAACGCGAATTATCAACTTTGTATAA
- a CDS encoding iron ABC transporter permease: MSTQFRILCLLLMIAIVFMAVINLNTGFLSLNIQDFFSESSNSQIAEIRVNRVLVIILAGISIPTSGFLMQEYFQNPLAGPDILGITSIASLSVAFYIFFSHDILIPEFLQNSFLSLAAIAGSLLLMLVLLSMSNKFQDKSYLIIFGFLVSAFAGAIVSLLQFYAENQSLKNYILWSFGANNMVTRNQIYVLSILVLIGLFICFKTIKPLIGNSLGTSYAQSLGVNLNQLKIFIIAASSLLSASITAFLGPILFIGIIVPHFCRLVYNPSKLWQQWILNMFLGMLIMLLFSIIAEKTQIPLNVISSVFGIPVILMMLLKQNKV; this comes from the coding sequence ATGTCAACTCAATTCAGAATCCTGTGTTTGCTTTTAATGATCGCAATTGTTTTCATGGCAGTTATTAATTTAAACACAGGATTTTTAAGTTTAAATATTCAGGATTTTTTTTCAGAATCTTCCAATAGTCAGATTGCGGAAATACGGGTAAACCGTGTTTTAGTGATAATTTTGGCAGGAATTTCCATTCCGACATCAGGGTTTTTAATGCAGGAATATTTTCAGAATCCGCTTGCAGGACCTGACATTTTGGGAATTACTTCTATCGCCAGCTTATCGGTTGCTTTTTATATTTTTTTCTCGCACGATATTCTGATTCCAGAATTTCTTCAAAACAGCTTTTTAAGTTTGGCTGCGATTGCAGGAAGTTTATTATTGATGTTGGTTTTGCTTTCCATGTCGAATAAATTTCAGGATAAATCTTATCTGATTATTTTTGGTTTTTTAGTTTCAGCTTTTGCGGGAGCAATTGTTTCGTTGTTGCAATTTTACGCCGAAAATCAAAGTCTGAAAAACTATATTTTATGGTCTTTCGGAGCAAATAATATGGTAACGAGGAATCAGATTTATGTTTTGTCGATTTTAGTTTTAATCGGATTATTTATTTGTTTTAAAACCATAAAACCATTGATTGGAAATTCTCTGGGAACATCTTACGCACAAAGTTTGGGTGTGAATCTGAATCAATTAAAAATTTTTATCATTGCCGCCTCTTCCCTGCTTTCGGCTTCTATTACAGCATTTCTAGGACCTATCTTATTCATCGGAATTATTGTTCCGCATTTTTGCAGATTGGTTTATAATCCCTCTAAACTTTGGCAACAATGGATTTTGAATATGTTTTTAGGAATGTTGATTATGCTTCTTTTCTCAATTATCGCAGAAAAAACGCAGATTCCGTTGAATGTGATAAGCTCTGTTTTTGGAATTCCTGTCATTTTAATGATGCTTTTGAAACAAAATAAAGTTTAA
- a CDS encoding TlpA family protein disulfide reductase: MKKIILSTLVLFAVASCKKESTKNDNPTAEDSLSVAENTDATGSAFTSPEIAPEKISDYLAKNNDTLYVTNFFATWCGPCMREIPHFKNKIQELKGKPVKFTFVNLDEKKEWNSAVKRFANENGLAQNIVLLDGEKLDENFFPKNFKQWDGRSIPFTYFRKGDKTEEFLGMMTEGELDKKINSFLQ, translated from the coding sequence ATGAAGAAGATAATTTTATCCACCCTCGTTCTGTTTGCCGTGGCAAGTTGTAAAAAAGAAAGTACGAAAAATGATAATCCCACCGCTGAAGATTCTCTTTCTGTAGCAGAAAATACTGATGCCACAGGCAGTGCATTCACCTCTCCAGAAATTGCTCCCGAAAAGATCAGTGATTATTTAGCAAAAAATAATGATACACTGTACGTAACTAATTTCTTTGCGACATGGTGCGGACCATGCATGAGAGAAATTCCTCATTTTAAGAATAAGATTCAGGAATTAAAAGGAAAACCTGTAAAATTCACTTTCGTTAATTTGGATGAAAAGAAAGAATGGAACAGTGCTGTTAAAAGGTTTGCTAATGAAAACGGATTGGCGCAAAACATTGTTTTGCTTGACGGAGAAAAACTTGATGAAAATTTCTTCCCGAAAAACTTCAAACAATGGGACGGAAGATCTATTCCTTTCACTTATTTCAGAAAAGGTGATAAAACGGAAGAATTTCTAGGAATGATGACAGAAGGTGAATTGGATAAAAAAATCAATTCTTTCTTACAATAA
- a CDS encoding ferredoxin--NADP reductase, producing MEQQIYKGKLTQFHWLKITKKEELTKNTFSLEFEIPEHLKENFEFDAGQFVSLKFQSHGEEIINDYSMTSAPYEKKIALGIKVNSPEGATSELFKNYNVGDELQVSEPSGRFTLISKPSEFRTIVGFAAGIGITPILSHFKNILHNEPRTRLFLFYGNKSSEDLIYRETLDNLARTCGDRLQIFYFYSREKTENNFFYGRLDEKKLALIINQILHLDDTDEESTIWDAVDDVLICGKGEMIKSLANACYHHGIPKKNIHFELFQEFNDDIYPLEKEFPLIKNVEIEFKMLGKEYHTELPNNEERILQQLLVQKFEVPYSCKSGICGSCECVLEEGEVELLENEYLTEKEAEKGHILACMSIAKTKKIKLNFDLT from the coding sequence ATGGAACAACAAATCTATAAAGGGAAACTTACGCAGTTTCATTGGCTAAAAATAACGAAAAAGGAAGAACTGACCAAAAATACTTTTTCTTTGGAGTTTGAAATTCCTGAGCATTTGAAGGAAAATTTTGAATTTGATGCAGGACAGTTTGTAAGTCTTAAATTTCAGTCTCATGGTGAAGAAATCATTAATGATTATTCAATGACCTCAGCGCCTTATGAGAAAAAAATAGCGTTGGGAATAAAAGTAAATTCACCTGAAGGAGCAACTTCTGAACTGTTCAAAAATTACAATGTTGGAGACGAATTGCAGGTTAGTGAGCCGAGTGGAAGATTTACTTTAATTTCAAAGCCAAGCGAATTTCGGACAATTGTTGGGTTTGCCGCAGGAATTGGAATCACACCTATTTTAAGTCATTTTAAAAATATTCTTCATAATGAACCTCGAACACGATTGTTTTTATTTTATGGAAATAAAAGTTCAGAGGATTTAATTTATAGAGAAACTTTGGATAATCTTGCAAGAACTTGCGGAGACAGACTGCAGATTTTTTATTTTTATTCAAGAGAGAAAACGGAGAATAATTTCTTTTACGGAAGGCTTGATGAGAAAAAATTAGCTTTAATTATTAATCAAATTCTGCATTTAGACGATACTGATGAAGAATCTACTATTTGGGATGCAGTAGACGATGTTTTGATCTGCGGAAAGGGAGAAATGATTAAATCGCTTGCCAATGCATGCTATCATCATGGAATTCCGAAGAAAAATATTCACTTTGAGCTTTTCCAGGAATTTAATGATGATATTTATCCGTTAGAAAAAGAGTTTCCATTAATTAAAAATGTAGAAATAGAGTTTAAAATGCTCGGGAAGGAATATCATACCGAACTTCCAAACAATGAAGAGAGGATTCTACAGCAATTGCTGGTTCAGAAATTTGAAGTTCCTTACTCATGTAAATCAGGAATATGCGGAAGTTGCGAATGTGTTTTGGAAGAAGGGGAAGTCGAGTTGCTGGAAAATGAATATTTAACAGAGAAAGAAGCCGAAAAAGGTCATATCTTAGCATGTATGTCGATAGCGAAAACTAAAAAAATAAAGCTTAACTTTGATCTGACTTGA
- a CDS encoding SanA/YdcF family protein — MIRNIFNLGRISIEIGILIICLANAWVFALTDGRTYTKISKIPPREVALVLGTSPKMKSGVSNPYFTKRMDATALLYHHGKIKKIIVSGEKSKGYNEPAAMKNYLVYQEGVPEDIIVEDPKGFNTYKSILRCKDVYKEKNVIIVSQGFHNLRALLFARNNNMNALGFDAQDVTKPESYYRNQFREILARTVAVVYFALGISPD, encoded by the coding sequence ATCATAAGAAACATATTTAATTTAGGTCGTATATCAATAGAAATTGGTATCCTCATCATATGTCTTGCCAATGCGTGGGTATTTGCGTTAACAGACGGAAGAACCTATACTAAAATTTCTAAAATCCCACCACGGGAAGTGGCTTTGGTTTTGGGTACTTCTCCAAAAATGAAATCCGGTGTTTCGAATCCCTATTTTACGAAAAGAATGGATGCCACTGCTTTATTATATCATCACGGTAAAATAAAAAAAATCATTGTAAGCGGTGAAAAAAGCAAAGGCTATAATGAACCGGCTGCCATGAAAAACTATTTGGTCTATCAGGAGGGGGTTCCTGAAGATATTATTGTTGAAGACCCTAAAGGTTTTAATACTTATAAAAGTATTTTACGCTGCAAAGATGTTTATAAGGAAAAAAATGTAATTATCGTTTCGCAGGGATTTCATAATCTGAGAGCTCTTCTTTTTGCCAGAAATAACAATATGAATGCCTTAGGTTTTGATGCCCAGGATGTCACAAAGCCCGAAAGCTACTACAGAAACCAGTTTCGTGAGATACTCGCCAGAACGGTTGCTGTAGTATATTTCGCATTGGGGATTTCGCCGGATTAG